The following nucleotide sequence is from Triticum dicoccoides isolate Atlit2015 ecotype Zavitan chromosome 7B, WEW_v2.0, whole genome shotgun sequence.
ATGTCTAAAAGTGcaatttcaaatatttcaaaaaaatctgaaatttttttgTGAATGTTCCCAAGACATCTGTCCATGATCTTTGAAATATTTACATCCAAACTCAAAATACacaatgctatatatatatataagacagCAGCAAAAATTACACTATTCACATCAagatttttcctttttgtttttcaaTGTGCATTTGGATTTTGGATCTAAAATTTCTAGGGGTTATTTTCCCTAATAAGGCGGTATCTACTTTCACCAAGACGATTTTCTGCATATGTGTCGAGTATACTCACCAATAGTCATTACACGAACACGCCCCATCCCTGAAGTGATGGAACCGGTTCCTGTCCCTCACCACGATCTCCCGCTCAAAGACGCGAGATATCAACTTGGTCGCCTCATGGCAGTCTCGGCAGACCCGCAGGTTCTTCGTGACGCGCATCGTATCACCCGGCCTCATGCGTAGCAGCCCGAACGCGATGGCCAGCTTCTCGCTGTGATACAGCAGCGACGCCTCCTTCGCTTCCTCCGCGACGTCGTGCAACACGTCGCTGGTGTCTGGTGCGTAGCCCTCCAGCCCGATCTTCCTCATCATGTCCTTCGCCATGCCAAATATCTCCTTCTCCTCGGGATGGCGCAGGGTCCCGCACTGGAACTCACAGACCTCGCTGTCGATTTCGATCACGGACCGCCCAGCCTCCTTGCTCACATTGCGCTCGTCCATCAGCTGCCGGACCTTGGCCACGTCTCCCCATCGGCCGGCGCTGGCAAGGAGGTTGGCCAGCAGCACATACCGCCCGCTGTTCTGGGGATCCAGCTCGATGACGCGCCATCCAATCGCCTCGCCTAGGTCGAGGTCCCTGTGGATCttgcatgctccgaagagtgctccgAGGACACCAATGTCAGGCTCCATTGGCATGTCGTCGATCACCTTCTTGGCTTCGTCCAGCAGCCCTGCCCTCCCGAACAGGTCGACCATACAGCCGTAATGCTCCATCTTGGGCTCAATGCCGTATCTCTGCACGATGTAGTCGAAGTAGTGGCGACCGCCGCTGACATTGCCGGTGTGGGCGCAGGCAGTGAGGAGGTTCACCAGCGTGACATCATCGGGCGCCACATCTTCCCTCTCCATCTGATGGAACAGCTCAATGGCGTCCTTGCACCTCCCGTGCACAGCCAACCCACCGATCATACAGTTCCACGACGTGAGCCCCTTCGTCGGCAGCCCCTGGAATACGCGCCATGCCTCCTCGACAGACCCACACTTGCAGTACATGTCGACCACCGCCGTGGCTAGCTTCTCATCCATCTGTATCCCGCTCTGCTCCACCCACCGGTGCACCTCCCTCCCACGGGCCAGCGCGCCAGCACCCGTGCACGCCACCACCGCGCTCGCCGCGACAAACCCATTCCCCTCCAGCCCCGTCGCTCGCATTTGGTCGAACACCTCCAGCGCGTCCAAGAACCGGCCAGCCTTGACATACCCGGAGATCATCGCGTTCCAGGAAATAAGATTTCTCTCGGGCATTCCGTCGAACAGCTCCCGCGCGTCGTCCACGAGGCCCAGCCTGCACAGCCCGCCCACCATGGTGGTCCACGACACGACGTCGAGGACTGCcgacgagccgccgccgccgaagagGCGGAAGGCGAGGTCCGCGCGCGCGTTGGCGAGGTAGGCGGCGAGGAGCGCGTTGAAGGAGTGCGCGTGGGAGTGGAAGTTGAGCTTGAGGAGGAGCGCGTGGAGCTGGGCGGCGAGCGGGAGCGGCGCGGCGGGGAGGATGCGGGGCAGGGTGAAGTGGTCAGGGTGCAGGGGCAGGGAGAGCATGAGGGAGAGGAACGCCGCGGCGTGGCGCGGCGGGAGGGAGGCGAAGAGCGGGTTGAAGAGCGCCGGGTGCGGGTCCGGGTGGTGCGCGAGGAGGCGCGCGGCGTAGGGGAGGCGGGCCGGGTCGCGCGCGAGGAAGGCGAGGAGGCGGCGCGCGTGGGCGGGGTgcgaggcgaggccgaggcggacGAGCTGCGAGTGGTGCTGCTTCAGCTCGGAGATGGTGGTAATGGGGATGGGGGTCACGCTGGGGGCGGACATTGCCGGAGCTCGGATGAAGAGGGGCGACCCGATGGCCGGGGAGAGCAGCTCCCCGCCTCTGGTGGATAAGACACGAGCAATGCTTTCCCACGCACTACAGgttttacaaaaaagaaaaagaaaaaaaagataggcACTGCACtactgcatccgttcgggttttttTTTTCCGACAAAAGAGAGTCAATTACACTGGTGGTGCTTGAACTTGACGCAAACGATCACTTTGATGTTAGAATTTGTGGTACATTGAATTGGTGCAAAAACTTGGTTTGGACATGCAAATACGGTGCAAACCACGTTTGATACGAAATGATTTTGACTTGGCAATGCCAGCATGgcatggggcccgctgtcagtgacaGGAAGGCTGGGAGGAGGGCGCGTGgcctgttttttttgtttttgcagaaaacccTTTGAATTGGAATTTTTTTTATGTCTATGAATTGTGAAAATTAACGAAAAATGGTGGATCGGTGTCCCGAAGCCTCGACCATGCCTTGCACACAGTAGGACGTAGCCAATCCACCTTCTAGTATTCATGGATAACTACTTTTAACTagtaaaatgcccgtgcgttgccacgggcctttGAGAAAAAGATGATACTCATTGGTACTATCGCTTGGGCCACATCTTAGGAGGGGCAATGGGCTTGGAGGGGGGCGGGGGAGGCTTGGCCAGATTTTATTGATTATCTAAATAATTTACTGAGAAATAGTATGAAGAAATCCCATAGGCTGGGGGCGACGACCTAGGTTGGTCTCCACTAAGCTCTGCCACTGCTACTCACTGAGCTAAATAACTGAGAACAATGTCGACTAAGCTAACACACATTTTTTTGACAATCATCTAACACATGTCGTACTATCAAACACAATAATCTTAGAGCACCTATGGCTGGTCCCCTCAAATCCTACTCAAACATCTGCAGACACGCCCGATCGGTCGCCGCAcaggagagagaagaaaaaggtGACCCAACCAGACCCCTCATATCATGCTTACAAGTCGGGTTGCTCACAAACACTCATATTGACACCAAATATGGGGAGGATATGACGGCTCGTAGACGCACTCGGTCAATCCGCCACCTAGGACACGACCCACCCTAGACCACCATTTCTTCTATTCTTTCTATATCTTCATCTCCACCAATCACATGCAAGTCACCAGATATATGAGAAAAATGAGAAGTATGGTTGCATGCACGAACAAATAGGGGCTCAAAACAGACACTGACCGGCCGCGGCTGTTGACATTTAGGGGGGCAAATTTGCTAAATCCAACTATAGATGCTCTTATTGACAACTCAAATAAAAAAATAGTTGAAATGGGTTATGTTTTATTCATTCATTTCGGCATGATCCAAGTTCAAAACATCACGAATACAATCCGACAGGT
It contains:
- the LOC119341965 gene encoding pentatricopeptide repeat-containing protein At5g06540-like, with product MSAPSVTPIPITTISELKQHHSQLVRLGLASHPAHARRLLAFLARDPARLPYAARLLAHHPDPHPALFNPLFASLPPRHAAAFLSLMLSLPLHPDHFTLPRILPAAPLPLAAQLHALLLKLNFHSHAHSFNALLAAYLANARADLAFRLFGGGGSSAVLDVVSWTTMVGGLCRLGLVDDARELFDGMPERNLISWNAMISGYVKAGRFLDALEVFDQMRATGLEGNGFVAASAVVACTGAGALARGREVHRWVEQSGIQMDEKLATAVVDMYCKCGSVEEAWRVFQGLPTKGLTSWNCMIGGLAVHGRCKDAIELFHQMEREDVAPDDVTLVNLLTACAHTGNVSGGRHYFDYIVQRYGIEPKMEHYGCMVDLFGRAGLLDEAKKVIDDMPMEPDIGVLGALFGACKIHRDLDLGEAIGWRVIELDPQNSGRYVLLANLLASAGRWGDVAKVRQLMDERNVSKEAGRSVIEIDSEVCEFQCGTLRHPEEKEIFGMAKDMMRKIGLEGYAPDTSDVLHDVAEEAKEASLLYHSEKLAIAFGLLRMRPGDTMRVTKNLRVCRDCHEATKLISRVFEREIVVRDRNRFHHFRDGACSCNDYW